TCTTCTCCTGCCGACGACCAGCGTCGTACCTTGACGCCATCCGCTGCCATTGCGGCGGGTAGCAGCTATTTGGTTATTGGCCGGCCTATTACCCAGTCACCAGATCCTGTTGCTACATGTCAGTCTATTATCCAGTCATTACATACTATTTGATTGCTCCCGTTTTTATCAGCAGGTTTCCCAATGGATACAGATTTACCAGTTGTTATTACTATCGATGGGCCAAGTGGAGCAGGTAAGGGCACTCTGAGCCAAATGTTGGCCAGCTATACGGGGTACCATCTGCTGGATAGTGGCGCACTTTATCGTCTCGTCGCTCTTGCTGCATTGAATAGCGGTGTGGATTTGAATAACGAACAGTTGGTGGCGCAAATAGCGTCGACGCTGGATGTGGTTTTTAAGGTGTCGGGAAACAAGACGACTATTTTATTGGTTGGGCGAGATGTGACCTCCGCGATTCGCCAGGAGTCAGTCAGTATGGCAGCGTCACAGATTGCTGCTTATCCCGCCGTTCGCGCTGCATTGTTGGAGCGCCAGCGTGAGTTTGCAGTGCTTCCCGGGTTGATTGCCGATGGCAGGGACATGGGAACTACAGTATTTCCTGCGGCACAAACAAAGCTCTTTCTCACCGCCAGTGCGGAAGCAAGAGCTGAGCGACGTTATAAACAGTTGATCGCAAAAGGTGATCCTGTCGAGATGACCTCATTAATTAAAGATATCCAAGAGCGCGATGAGAGAGACTCCAATCGTGCCGTGTCTCCGCTTCGTCCCGCAGAGGATGCGATTGTTATTGATAGTACATCAATGACAATTGAGCAGGTTTTCGCCAAAATGCTGGCGGCTATTGGTCATCGCACATAGTTTATTGACCTCGCGTCAACAAACGGTAAGAATGCTTTACTATATTTAACAGTAGTCTCCTTGATGGGATTGCGCAGATAACAATGTTTTCAAAACATACACAGTGGGCTCCTGAAAATATCAAGTGAGATTCAGAATGCCCCTAACTTGCTTCAAAGCTTATGATATTCGTGGAAAATTGGGTGAAGAGCTCAATGAAGATATTGCGTACCGGATTGGCCGCGCCTACGCGCAGTTTTTAAGCCCCAAAGTCGTTGTAGTGGGTGGCGATGTTCGGCTCACCAGCAATTCACTCAAACTTGCTCTTGGCAATGGTTTGCGTGACGAGGGGGTCGATGTTCTTGATATAGGCATGAGTGGAACAGAAGAGATTTATTTTGCAGTCAGTCATCTACAAGTTGATGGTGGGATAGAGATCACGGCAAGTCATAACCCTATTGATTACAACGGCATGAAATTGGTTCGCGAGAATTCCAGACCAATCAGTGGTGATACAGGGCTAAATCAAATCAAGGTGCTTGCTGAGGCCAATAAGTTTCTCCCTGTTAATCCTGCTGCCAGGGGTGAGCTGCGTGAAGTCAGTATTGTCGATGAGTATATAAAGCATCTTCTGAAGTATGTAGATGTCTCGGAGTTAAAGCCATTGCGTTTGGTTGTGAATGCGGGCAATGGTGCAGCTGGTCATGTCATTGATGCACTGGAAAAATATTTACCCTTTGAATTTATCAAGATCAACCATGAGCCAAATGGTGCATTTCCTAACGGCATCCCAAATCCCTTATTAATTGAAAATAGGGCTGCTACGGCAGATGCTGTTATCGCTCACAAGGCAGACATGGGAATCGCATGGGATGGTGATTTTGACCGCTGTTTCTTATTTGATGAGACAGGAGCATTTACAGAGGGTTATTACATCGTTGGTTTGTTGGCTGAAGCTTTTTTGCATAAAAATCCGGGTGCAAAAATCATTCATGACCCGCGCTTGACATGGAATACCATCGATATAGTTGGTGGTAATGCAGGTCACGCAGTTCAATCAAAAACGGGGCATGCTTTTATTAAAGAGCGTATGCGCGCAGAGGATGCAATATATGGTGGTGAGATGAGTGCTCATCACTATTTTAAAGACTTCTTTTATTGTGATAGTGGGATGATTCCCTGGTTGCTTGTGTGTGAGCTGGTGTCGCACAAAGGGCGGCCCTTGTCTTCCCTGCTTAAGGATAGAATTGAAAAATTTCCGTCGCCCGGTGAAATTAATGTGCATGTGCCTGATGCTCAGCAGGCAATAGAAAGGGTTTTTCAGCATTATGGCGAGGAGGTAAATGCTGTTGACAGAACGGATGGTATCAGTATGGAATTCGATGCATGGCGCTTTAATCTGCGTATGTCAAATACCGAGCCAGTGGTTCGTTTAAATTTGGAAAGCCGTGCTGATAAGGATTTGCTTCATCAAAAAACAATAGAAATACTTAATTTACTCAACAGTTAAAAACATACTCTTCCAAGGACAATTATATGCAAGTTAAAAAAGCGGTTATTCCTGTTGCAGGTTTGGGTACGCGTATGCTGCCTGCAACCAAAGCAATTCCAAAGGAAATGCTACCTGTTGTCGATAAGCCGCTTATTCAGTATGTGATTGAAGAGGCAGCGGCGGCCGGTATAAAAGAAATTGTTTTGGTAACTCATGCCAGTAAAAATGCAATTGAAAACCACTTTGATACCAGTTTTGAGTTGGAGGCTCAGCTTGAGGCTCGCTTGAAGCGCTCATTGCTGGCGGAGGTTCGCTCCATAACGCCACCAGGGTTAACTGTTATTTCTGTTCGTCAAGCAGAGGCTAAAGGCTTGGGGCATGCAATATTGTGTGCAAAGTCCGTTGTGGGTGATGAACCATTCGCTGTGCTCTTACCGGATGTGTTGGTTGATAACGCTGAATGTAATTTAAAGCAGGACAATCTTGCCGGTATGACGCGCCGTTTTGAGGAAACTGGGTTTAGCCAGATTTTGGTTGAGCAGGTACCCCATGATCAGGTTGATAAATATGGTGTTGTAGATTGTTCGGGTGTCGATATCCCGTCAGGTAAAACAGCGGCTATCCGCGCGATGGTGGAAAAACCGCCTGTGGATGATGCGCCTTCTAATATGGCTATTGTTGGTCGTTATGTGCTTTCTCGTACGGTGTGGGATCTGTTGGCGAAAACCTTGCCCGGTGCCGGCGGCGAGATCCAGCTTACAGATGCGCTGGATACCTTGTTGGGGCTTGAGACTGTTGAGGCGTATCAATTGATTGGTCGCAGCCATGACTGTGGAACCAAGTTGGGTTATTTGGCTGCCAATGTTATCTATGGTGAGCGTCATTCTGAGGTTGGTGCCAAGTTCAAGGCGTTTTTATCCAGTCGTTACAAAAGCTGATATTTAATTTATGGGGTGGGAATAGAGGGCGGCAATCGCTGCCTTCTATTGTTGTCTCAGTCTGCAATTGTTTTCTTTTCTCCTTATCTATTCCTCTCCCTAAGCTGTTGATAAATAAAGCGCATTCTGCTAGGCTCTTGCACCTGCTAATTTTCCGGTTTCGTGATCTCGGTCATTAAGAGTGTTTCTTGGCAGTAGTGAGGGTCGTCAAACCCAGCCTGAGGGGATCTTTGCTTTACATTAACTGACCCGCGTGACTGGCCGTGCGGAAAAGGTAGGGCGTGAGTTTAACGTCTGTACCTCTAATCTATAGGTAATACGATGAGTATGAACGAAAGTTTTGCTGAGTTATTTGAAGAGAGTTTAAAGACCGTTGATATGGTGCCAGGCACCATCGTTACTGGTGTAGTAATCGATATCGACAAAGACTGGGTTACCGTACACGCAGGCCTGAAGTCTGAAGGTGTCATCCCCGCAGAACAATTCCGTAACGAACTGGGTGAGTTGAATCTCCAGATCGGTGACGAAGTACAAGTAGCTCTGGAAAGCGTTGAAGACGGTTTCGGTGAAACCAAACTGTCACGTGAAAAAGCC
The nucleotide sequence above comes from Cellvibrio sp. PSBB023. Encoded proteins:
- the cmk gene encoding (d)CMP kinase, producing the protein MDTDLPVVITIDGPSGAGKGTLSQMLASYTGYHLLDSGALYRLVALAALNSGVDLNNEQLVAQIASTLDVVFKVSGNKTTILLVGRDVTSAIRQESVSMAASQIAAYPAVRAALLERQREFAVLPGLIADGRDMGTTVFPAAQTKLFLTASAEARAERRYKQLIAKGDPVEMTSLIKDIQERDERDSNRAVSPLRPAEDAIVIDSTSMTIEQVFAKMLAAIGHRT
- a CDS encoding phosphomannomutase (capsular polysaccharide biosynthesis protein; catalyzes the formation of D-mannose 6-phosphate from alpha-D-mannose 1-phosphate), giving the protein MPLTCFKAYDIRGKLGEELNEDIAYRIGRAYAQFLSPKVVVVGGDVRLTSNSLKLALGNGLRDEGVDVLDIGMSGTEEIYFAVSHLQVDGGIEITASHNPIDYNGMKLVRENSRPISGDTGLNQIKVLAEANKFLPVNPAARGELREVSIVDEYIKHLLKYVDVSELKPLRLVVNAGNGAAGHVIDALEKYLPFEFIKINHEPNGAFPNGIPNPLLIENRAATADAVIAHKADMGIAWDGDFDRCFLFDETGAFTEGYYIVGLLAEAFLHKNPGAKIIHDPRLTWNTIDIVGGNAGHAVQSKTGHAFIKERMRAEDAIYGGEMSAHHYFKDFFYCDSGMIPWLLVCELVSHKGRPLSSLLKDRIEKFPSPGEINVHVPDAQQAIERVFQHYGEEVNAVDRTDGISMEFDAWRFNLRMSNTEPVVRLNLESRADKDLLHQKTIEILNLLNS
- the galU gene encoding UTP--glucose-1-phosphate uridylyltransferase GalU; amino-acid sequence: MQVKKAVIPVAGLGTRMLPATKAIPKEMLPVVDKPLIQYVIEEAAAAGIKEIVLVTHASKNAIENHFDTSFELEAQLEARLKRSLLAEVRSITPPGLTVISVRQAEAKGLGHAILCAKSVVGDEPFAVLLPDVLVDNAECNLKQDNLAGMTRRFEETGFSQILVEQVPHDQVDKYGVVDCSGVDIPSGKTAAIRAMVEKPPVDDAPSNMAIVGRYVLSRTVWDLLAKTLPGAGGEIQLTDALDTLLGLETVEAYQLIGRSHDCGTKLGYLAANVIYGERHSEVGAKFKAFLSSRYKS